The genomic interval GACACGATCACCTTCTACCACGCTGAGCCGTACACGATGCGTGGCAACTTCCAGCGGGTCCGCGAGATCACCACCGAGGCAGCGCTGCGCGCGGCCCTGCCCGCAGCGGTCGCCTGGCTGCGCGGGCGCGACGACCTCACCGTGCCGCCCGGCACCATCAGCGGCGCCGCCGCCGTACACCGCCTCGCTGACCTGGTCACCGACGGACTTGACCCTGAGACGCACGATCACCTGACGCATTTCGCGATCCGGGTCGGCGCTCGACGGCTCACCAACGCCGCAACAGCGCTCACCAGCCTCGGCCGGGACGAACCCGCCGTAATCGCTACCCAGCAGGCCCGGCTGATCGGCAGCCTCCAGCACGACATCGTCGGCGGACACACGGAATCCGCCACCCGAACGTTGCGGCAGCTCGCTCCGACCTACGACCAACTGGCTGCCGTGCTCGGCTGACACCGCCATGCCCAGAGCGCCCAGCCGACGGTAACCTCCAATCACGACGGTCCGAGCTGTCGGTGGCCGCGGCGACCCTCCGCCTACCAGACAACCGATGCCGTTCGAATCCGAACAACAACCGCAGAGAAGGCAGTATGAAGCGCCCGTCGGCGAGGACGTCGACGCTCCAGCTCCGACTACCAGCGACGACCGCGCGCGTGCGGTGTCCGGGCCGCGGTGGTCACGTTCCGGAGCCCCGATACGCTGACGCGATGGACGTCGAGGCCCTCCGCTGCCGCCCGCTTCGGCGGCTGGCCGGACTACCAGGCCCGCTGTGGCTGACCTTCCATGTGCTGCTCTACCTCGGGGTGGGCGCGGTGGGCATCGCCCTGTGGGATGTCAGGTCCGGCGCGGCCCTCAGCCAAACCCTGGCTGCGATGCTCGTCGGGGTCCTGTGGTTCAGTCCGCTGGTGGTCTTCGTGAGCGTCGCGGCCACCTTCTGCCTGGGTGTGCTGCGCCTGCTGACCACCGCCCGCTGGTACTGGTTCAGGTTGGCCGCGGTGCTGCTCTTCGCGGTGCCGTTCCCGTTGTTGGTGCTGGGCGTCAACGGGCCGGAGACCGCGCTGCCGGTGGCCGCTGTCCAGTTGGCGACGGCGCTGCTCATCGTCCAGCCCAGGAGAGGGTCGGACGGCTGGGCGGACCGGGATCCCGTCATGCGGGACCATCACTGGTGACGGCTCCGGATCGCCGCAACCCACCTCAGCCGTGCCCGGGTCGGATCGTCGCTTTCACCCGGCTGGCCCGGGACTCCAGGTAGCGCTGTTCGGCGAGGCTGGCGGTGGCCTTCGCGGCACGCCGGTAGTGCTGGTACGCCCCGGCCGTGTCGCCGACCCGCTCCAGCAGATGCGCCCGTACGGACAACAGCCGGTGATTCCCGGCCATCCGTCCGTCACCGTCGAGTGTGGAGAGCAGGGCCAGTCCGGCCGACGGGCCCTCGATCTCGGCGAGCGCGATCGCCCGGTTGAGGGTCACCATCGGATTCGGTGCGATCCGTTCCAGGATCAGATAGAGGGCGTGCACCTGCCGCCAGTTCGTCTCCTCGGCGGTGGTCGCGTCGTCGTGGGTGGCGGCGATGGCGGCCTGTAGCTGATAGGGGCCCAGCGCCGGGCCGGCCAGCGACGCCTTGACCAGCTCGGTGCCCTCCTCGACGAGGGCACGGTCCCACTTCGTGCGGTCCTGCTCGTCCAGCGGCACCAGGTCACCGGTTGCGGTGGTCCGTGCTCTCCAGCGGGCGTGTGTCAGCAGCATCAGCGCGAGCAGCCCGGTCACCTCGTCGTCCCGGGGCAGCTGTGCGTGCACCAGTCTGGCCAGCCGGATCGCCTCGTGCGCGAGGTCGACGCGGTGCAGGTCGGCGCCCGAGGAGGCGGTGTACCCCTCGTTGAAGATCAGATAGAGCACCTGTAGGACGGCGCGTAGCCGCTCCTCCCGCTCCGCACCCTCCGGCAGCCGGAACGAGCTGCCGGCGGCCCTGATGCGTTGCTTGGCCCGGCTGATCCTGGCCGCCATCGTGGCCTCCGGCACCAGGAAGGCGCGGGCGACCTCGGCGGTGGTGAGGCCGCCGACCGCCCGCAGCGTCAGGGCGATCTGTGATGCCGGGGTCAGCGTCGGATGGCAGCACAGGAAGAGCAGGACGAGCGTGTCGTCGGTGTCCGGTACCTCCTCGGGCGCCGGTTCGACGGCGGCGGCCGACTCGCGCTCGCGGCGCGCGCGGTCGCTGCGCATCTCGTCGATGAGCCGCCGGGTCGCGACGGTCAGCAACCAGCCGCGCGGGTTGTCCGGAACTCCCTCGGCCGGCCACTGCACGGACGCGGCGAGGACGGCCTCCTGCACGGCGTCCTCACATCCTTCGAACTGGCCGTGCCGGCGCACCAACACGCCGAGGACCTGCGGCGTGAGTTCGCGCAGCAGGTCCTCGAACGCTCGTGCCGTCATGCCTCCAATTGTCCGTCGGCGAACATCACCTGCCGCACCTCGACCCCCAGGCCCTCGATCGCGCTGTCCGGGATCTGCGACGCCAGCTCGATCGCCCGCTCCCGGCTCTCGCAGTCGATCAGGTAGAAACCGCCCAGATACTCCTTGGACTCCACGAACGGTCCGTCGGTGACCACGGGCTGACCGTTCCGGACCGCCACCACGGCCGCCTGGGAGGGGTCGACCAGCGCCAGCGTGTTGATCAACTCTCCGGACTCCTTCAGCGCCTCGATGAACCTGCCGTGGCCGTCGCCGATCGCCGCCGTCTCCTCGTCGGTCAGCGCGTCCAGCACCGCCGGGTTGATATGCAGGCTGATCAGGAACTTCATCTCGTACTCCTCGTGGTTCGCGAGCCCGCTCCGGGCCCTTGCGCCGGTTGGTCGGAGCCGCCGCCGTCGGCTTGACATCCCGGACGACCTCCGGACGAGTTTTTCAGCGTCGCACCGTCCCGACCGCGAGGTCGCCCCCTTCCGGCACCCCCGCCGGACAGGATCCGAGGGATCCGGTCCAGCGATGTCAAGAAGCTCCCGACGGCTCCGACCGGCTGGCAAAGGTCGAGAGAACAGGAAGTTTCGGATATGCGAGTCAACCGGGGTGGTGGGGACTGACGATCCTGATGATGCCGACATTCCTCGTCGCGGTGGACCTGACGGCGCTGCTCCTCGCGCTGCCACGGCTGAGCGCCGACCTGGGCGCCACCAACATCCAACAGCTCTGGATCAGCGACAGTTACGGACTTCTGGCGGCGGGCCTGGTCATCACCATGGGTACTCTCGGTGACCGGATCGGTCGCCGACGGCTGCTCATGATCGGCGGAGCCGCCTTCGCGGTGCTGTCGGTCGTCGCCGCCTTCGCGGTCAGCCCGCTGATGCTGATCGTCGCGCGGGCACTGCTCGGCGTCGCCGGGGCGACCCTGGCCCCGTCCACCCTTGCCCTGATCATGAACATGTTCCGCGACGAAGGAGAGCGCGGCCGGGCCATCGCGATCTGGGCGTCCTGTCAGTTCACCGGGGGCGCGCTCGGTCCCGTACTCTCCGGGTTCCTGCTCCAGCACTTCTGGTGGGGCTCGGTCTTCCTGGCCGCCGTACCGGCGATGCTGCTGCTCCTGCTCGCCGGGCCGTTCCTGCTGCCGGAGTTCCGCGGTGACCGGGCCGGCCGGCTGGACCCGGTCAGCGTCGGGCTGTCGCTCGTGGCGGTGCTGCTGATGGTCTACGGCGTCAAGCAGTTGGCCGTCGAGAGCGTACCGGTGGTGCCCCTGGTGGCCCTGGTCGTCGGCGGGCTCACCGGGTTCCTCTTCGTACGCCGGCAACTGCGGCTGGCGGCGCCGCTGCTGGACCTGCGGCTGTTTCACCACCGACCCTTCACCGCGGTGATCGTCGCGCTGGTCTTCGCGGGCGTCGCGATGGCCGGTACCGGCCTGCTGGTGACCCAGTACCTCCAGAACGTGCTCGGCTTCTCGCCGGTCGCCTCGGCGTTGCTCTTCGCACCGATGGGCCTCGGCGTGGCGGTCGGCACCATGGCCGCACCGGCGCTGGCCCGCCGGACAGGGCGGCGGGCCGCGATCGCCGGTGGGCTGGTGGGGTCGGCCCTGGGCAGCCTGCTGCTGGTCGGCGTGCCCGGTGCGGGCGCGCTGTCGACAGTGATGATCGGCATCACCGTGCTGGCGCTGGGCACCGGTCCGCTGTTCGCGCTCGGCACCGGGCTGGTCGTCGGGTCCGTACCCCCGGAGCGCGCCGGTTCGGCGGCGTCGA from Plantactinospora sp. BC1 carries:
- a CDS encoding MFS transporter, translating into MMPTFLVAVDLTALLLALPRLSADLGATNIQQLWISDSYGLLAAGLVITMGTLGDRIGRRRLLMIGGAAFAVLSVVAAFAVSPLMLIVARALLGVAGATLAPSTLALIMNMFRDEGERGRAIAIWASCQFTGGALGPVLSGFLLQHFWWGSVFLAAVPAMLLLLLAGPFLLPEFRGDRAGRLDPVSVGLSLVAVLLMVYGVKQLAVESVPVVPLVALVVGGLTGFLFVRRQLRLAAPLLDLRLFHHRPFTAVIVALVFAGVAMAGTGLLVTQYLQNVLGFSPVASALLFAPMGLGVAVGTMAAPALARRTGRRAAIAGGLVGSALGSLLLVGVPGAGALSTVMIGITVLALGTGPLFALGTGLVVGSVPPERAGSAASMSETGNYLGGSLGFALLGVVAAVVYDSRMGGTSDSLAGAVAASQHLPSGQGAELLHNAREAFTVSLHVTGLISAIIFAGLAVLILAMRPGTRSTPATVPEYETTPA
- a CDS encoding RNA polymerase sigma factor translates to MTARAFEDLLRELTPQVLGVLVRRHGQFEGCEDAVQEAVLAASVQWPAEGVPDNPRGWLLTVATRRLIDEMRSDRARRERESAAAVEPAPEEVPDTDDTLVLLFLCCHPTLTPASQIALTLRAVGGLTTAEVARAFLVPEATMAARISRAKQRIRAAGSSFRLPEGAEREERLRAVLQVLYLIFNEGYTASSGADLHRVDLAHEAIRLARLVHAQLPRDDEVTGLLALMLLTHARWRARTTATGDLVPLDEQDRTKWDRALVEEGTELVKASLAGPALGPYQLQAAIAATHDDATTAEETNWRQVHALYLILERIAPNPMVTLNRAIALAEIEGPSAGLALLSTLDGDGRMAGNHRLLSVRAHLLERVGDTAGAYQHYRRAAKATASLAEQRYLESRASRVKATIRPGHG
- a CDS encoding YciI family protein, with the translated sequence MKFLISLHINPAVLDALTDEETAAIGDGHGRFIEALKESGELINTLALVDPSQAAVVAVRNGQPVVTDGPFVESKEYLGGFYLIDCESRERAIELASQIPDSAIEGLGVEVRQVMFADGQLEA